In Microcoleus sp. FACHB-831, one genomic interval encodes:
- a CDS encoding DUF4383 domain-containing protein: MQESYTVRVSRIIDKERIFALAVGIFFLFIGIVGFIPGFISVPAVASDAPLNVPNLTFSDGYGNVLGLFPTNYLHNAVHIVVGVLGITAATSFSGSLVFNRGLAIVYAAIAIMGLLPFTNTTFGLMPIFGNNVWLNALTAAAAGYYGFFKSAELKNIGASSSV; this comes from the coding sequence ATGCAAGAAAGTTATACTGTGCGAGTTTCGCGTATTATCGACAAAGAGAGAATCTTTGCCCTAGCCGTCGGTATCTTCTTCTTGTTTATAGGCATCGTGGGATTTATACCGGGCTTTATTTCAGTGCCTGCGGTTGCCTCCGATGCGCCACTTAATGTACCGAATTTAACATTTAGTGATGGATACGGCAACGTCCTGGGTTTGTTCCCAACCAATTATTTGCATAACGCCGTACATATTGTAGTGGGTGTTTTAGGAATTACTGCTGCTACCAGCTTTAGTGGTTCGCTTGTATTTAATCGCGGTTTAGCGATTGTCTATGCCGCGATCGCTATCATGGGTTTGCTGCCCTTTACAAACACAACATTTGGCTTAATGCCAATATTTGGAAACAATGTTTGGCTCAATGCCCTCACAGCAGCAGCAGCAGGTTACTATGGCTTCTTTAAATCGGCAGAATTAAAAAATATTGGTGCATCTTCCAGCGTTTAG